One window of Ignavibacteriales bacterium genomic DNA carries:
- a CDS encoding dicarboxylate/amino acid:cation symporter, with the protein MLKIKLHWQILIALIVAVIFGIAFPDYAKYVTWMGKLFLRALQMIIVPLILTSIISGVTNIGDAQNLGRLGLKTFAYYISTSLFAIITGLFFVNLIQPGVGADLGLKKEVPQLAASSGDIGDVIMRMVPTNIFEALSSADMLAVIFFSILIGYFITQIQKEYKDFLTTFFNSGFEVMMKLTHFVILFTPLGILGIVVGVIAEQRDNLGEVLGSMGKYVSTVLIGLIIHATITLPLIIRTIGKVNPLKHFKALSTPLLTAFSTRSSSATLPLTIDAIENNAGVSNKISSFVLPLGATINMDGTALYECVAAMFIAQAYGVEMSILSQAIVVFTALLASIGAAGIPMAGLVMISVILTAVGLPLEGVGLILAVDPLLDMCRTTVNVWSDSCGAVTIAKSEGEILKV; encoded by the coding sequence ATGCTTAAAATAAAACTTCACTGGCAGATATTAATTGCGTTAATTGTAGCAGTCATTTTCGGAATAGCTTTTCCAGACTATGCAAAGTATGTAACGTGGATGGGCAAACTTTTTTTGCGTGCCCTTCAAATGATAATTGTTCCTTTAATACTTACCTCAATAATTTCTGGTGTAACAAACATTGGCGATGCACAAAATCTTGGCCGACTTGGATTAAAAACATTTGCCTATTATATCTCAACAAGTTTGTTTGCCATAATAACAGGATTATTTTTTGTAAATCTTATTCAACCGGGCGTTGGTGCAGATCTTGGATTAAAAAAAGAAGTACCACAACTTGCTGCTAGTTCAGGTGATATTGGTGATGTAATTATGCGAATGGTACCTACAAATATTTTTGAAGCCTTGTCCTCTGCAGATATGCTTGCGGTAATATTTTTTTCAATCCTGATTGGATACTTTATTACTCAAATTCAAAAGGAGTATAAAGATTTTTTAACAACCTTTTTTAACTCAGGCTTTGAAGTAATGATGAAGCTTACTCATTTTGTAATTCTATTTACTCCTCTCGGGATTCTTGGAATTGTTGTAGGTGTAATAGCCGAGCAAAGAGATAATCTTGGTGAAGTACTCGGAAGTATGGGTAAATATGTTTCAACTGTTCTTATAGGTTTAATAATTCATGCAACAATTACTCTTCCGTTAATAATTAGAACAATTGGAAAAGTAAATCCATTAAAGCACTTTAAAGCGTTATCAACACCATTGTTAACAGCATTTTCAACTCGTTCATCATCAGCAACACTTCCGCTTACTATTGATGCAATAGAAAATAATGCAGGTGTCTCTAATAAAATTTCCAGTTTTGTTTTGCCGCTTGGTGCTACAATTAATATGGATGGAACTGCACTGTACGAATGTGTTGCAGCGATGTTTATTGCTCAAGCTTACGGAGTTGAAATGAGTATTCTTTCACAAGCAATTGTTGTTTTTACCGCACTTCTTGCATCAATTGGTGCAGCGGGAATTCCTATGGCAGGATTAGTAATGATTTCTGTAATTCTCACAGCAGTCGGATTACCATTAGAAGGAGTTGGATTAATTTTAGCAGTTGATCCATTACTTGATATGTGCAGAACCACTGTTAATGTTTGGAGTGATAGCTGCGGTGCTGTAACTATTGCAAAATCTGAAGGTGAAATTCTAAAAGTTTAG
- a CDS encoding ferrous iron transporter B has protein sequence MDDKQLKRESILAAANNLRWEVGENLHDTLMESIYENATAISSKTVIYPDKKPAFSLDRTLDKILTSKYLGFPIMFLILAVIFWVTIEGANVPSGLIANLLVDSFHPALKTFADSFMPWWLSGVLIDGAYLAMAWVISVMLPPMAIFFPIYTLLEDFGYLPRVAFNMDPLYKRVGAHGRQALTMAMGFGCNAAGVVATRVIDSPRERLIAIITNNFSLCNGRWPTQILIATIFIGGAAPAYLAGIVSAGAVVFIAIIGIAFSLLVSWGLSKSLLKGEASAFSLELPPYRPPRILQTLYTSLIDRTVFVLWRAIVFAIPAGMVIWLVANISIGGMSVANHFISWSGPFAFIFGLNGVILLAYIIAIPANEIVIPTVLMLTVANLGIMNIGSGSGVMFELSSVSDTASILQAGGWTMLTGINLMIFSLLHNPCSTTIYTIYKETKSVKWTVISTLLPIIMGFTITFFVTQVWRLVFN, from the coding sequence ATGGATGATAAACAATTAAAAAGAGAATCAATTTTAGCTGCTGCAAATAATTTGCGATGGGAGGTTGGTGAAAATTTACACGATACTTTAATGGAATCCATTTACGAAAATGCTACAGCTATTTCGAGTAAAACTGTAATTTATCCGGATAAAAAACCGGCCTTTAGTTTAGATAGAACTTTAGATAAAATACTTACTAGCAAGTATCTCGGTTTTCCGATAATGTTTTTAATACTTGCTGTAATATTTTGGGTAACTATAGAAGGTGCAAATGTTCCCTCTGGTTTAATAGCAAATTTGCTTGTGGATTCTTTTCATCCTGCACTAAAAACATTCGCTGATTCATTTATGCCATGGTGGTTAAGTGGAGTTTTGATTGACGGGGCTTATCTTGCGATGGCTTGGGTAATAAGTGTAATGCTTCCTCCAATGGCAATATTTTTTCCAATCTATACTTTGCTTGAGGATTTTGGATATTTGCCGCGAGTTGCGTTTAATATGGATCCGCTTTATAAACGAGTTGGTGCACACGGAAGACAAGCACTTACAATGGCAATGGGTTTTGGATGTAACGCTGCGGGAGTAGTTGCGACTCGAGTAATTGATTCTCCGCGAGAAAGATTAATTGCAATTATAACAAACAATTTTTCTTTGTGTAACGGAAGATGGCCCACACAAATACTTATCGCCACAATATTTATCGGTGGTGCAGCACCTGCTTATCTTGCAGGAATTGTTTCTGCCGGTGCAGTTGTCTTTATCGCAATCATAGGGATAGCATTTAGTTTATTGGTTTCTTGGGGATTATCAAAAAGTTTGCTAAAAGGTGAAGCCTCTGCTTTTAGCCTGGAACTACCACCATATCGTCCACCAAGAATTTTACAAACACTTTATACTTCTTTAATTGATAGAACAGTTTTTGTTTTATGGCGCGCAATAGTTTTTGCAATTCCGGCTGGAATGGTTATTTGGCTTGTTGCAAATATTTCAATCGGAGGCATGTCTGTTGCAAATCATTTTATAAGTTGGTCTGGTCCGTTTGCATTTATTTTTGGACTAAACGGAGTCATTTTATTAGCTTACATAATTGCTATTCCTGCAAATGAAATTGTAATTCCAACAGTGTTAATGCTAACAGTTGCAAACTTAGGTATTATGAACATTGGCTCAGGTAGCGGAGTAATGTTTGAACTTAGTTCTGTTTCTGATACAGCTTCAATTCTACAGGCGGGTGGGTGGACAATGTTAACGGGTATTAATTTGATGATATTTAGCTTGCTTCATAATCCCTGTTCAACAACTATTTATACTATTTATAAAGAAACAAAGAGTGTTAAGTGGACTGTTATTTCTACTCTTCTTCCAATTATAATGGGATTTACAATTACATTTTTTGTAACGCAAGTTTGGCGATTAGTATTTAATTAA
- the recN gene encoding DNA repair protein RecN translates to MIKTLEIKDYALIDHINVEFGKGLNIITGETGAGKSILINAMSLLLGERASTEVVRKGAQKSFVEGIFDVATNKKVKFLLEENEIEFQPELIIRREISLKGSNRCFVNDSPVALNIVKELGDLLVDLHGQHEHQSLLRTETHIEFLDEFANNQKLLDDYKIIYRDLNSKQNELRELKSKEDSLKEKKEIYIYQMKEIDNINPLPKEDELIVNELNILENSEKLLELTDDVYTKLYDGEPSVIDLLGETKHKLNQLSEIDNSFLESEGECDSALAVVKELANSLRSYKSRIDVDPKEIDEKRERLGSLNFLKKKYGGSIQKIIEHREMVGREFELADNFSAAINKLEKEISALRKSAGDAAEKLSLVRKKFAVKIEIEVKKVLSQLGIPDAVFKVNIFQSEVEKSTVNFISSKNKNFNYTDAGFDEVEFYISTNAGEDAKPLTKVASGGEISRIMLSLKTILAKSDKLPLLIFDEIDTGVSGRIAQKVGAALKELAAYHQIICITHLPQIAGMADNHFAVEKKQVDNRSVSSIRKLSGAERINEVAKLISGEELSKASIESAKQLISTK, encoded by the coding sequence ATGATTAAAACTTTAGAAATAAAAGACTACGCACTTATCGATCATATTAATGTTGAGTTTGGTAAAGGACTTAATATTATTACTGGTGAAACAGGCGCTGGAAAATCAATACTTATTAATGCAATGAGTTTGTTGCTTGGTGAGCGCGCATCTACTGAAGTTGTAAGAAAAGGTGCGCAGAAATCTTTTGTTGAAGGAATTTTTGACGTTGCGACTAATAAAAAAGTAAAATTCCTTCTTGAAGAAAATGAAATAGAGTTTCAGCCTGAATTAATAATCCGCAGAGAAATATCTCTTAAAGGATCAAATAGATGTTTTGTAAATGATTCCCCTGTTGCGTTAAACATTGTTAAAGAGCTCGGTGATTTACTTGTAGATCTTCACGGACAACACGAGCATCAATCATTACTGCGAACTGAAACCCACATAGAATTTTTAGATGAGTTTGCAAATAATCAAAAACTGCTTGATGATTATAAAATCATTTATAGAGATTTAAACTCCAAGCAAAATGAATTAAGAGAATTAAAATCAAAAGAAGACTCACTAAAAGAGAAAAAGGAAATTTATATCTATCAAATGAAAGAAATAGATAATATAAATCCTTTACCAAAGGAAGATGAATTAATTGTAAACGAATTGAACATTTTGGAAAATTCTGAAAAACTCTTGGAACTTACAGATGATGTTTACACAAAGTTGTATGATGGTGAGCCTTCTGTTATTGATTTACTTGGTGAAACAAAACATAAACTCAATCAGCTTTCAGAAATTGATAACTCTTTTTTAGAATCTGAAGGCGAATGTGATTCTGCTTTGGCTGTTGTTAAAGAACTTGCAAACTCACTGCGAAGTTATAAATCCAGAATAGATGTTGATCCAAAAGAGATTGATGAAAAACGAGAACGTCTTGGATCCTTAAATTTTTTAAAGAAAAAATACGGCGGCTCAATTCAAAAAATAATCGAGCATAGAGAAATGGTTGGAAGAGAATTTGAACTTGCTGATAATTTTTCTGCTGCAATTAACAAACTTGAAAAAGAAATAAGTGCATTAAGAAAATCAGCCGGTGATGCAGCAGAAAAACTTTCCTTAGTACGAAAAAAGTTTGCGGTAAAAATTGAAATCGAAGTAAAAAAAGTTTTATCGCAGCTTGGGATTCCTGATGCCGTATTTAAAGTAAATATTTTTCAATCTGAAGTTGAAAAAAGCACAGTTAATTTTATATCCAGTAAAAATAAAAATTTTAATTATACTGATGCCGGTTTTGATGAAGTCGAATTTTATATTTCTACAAATGCAGGTGAAGATGCAAAACCGTTAACAAAAGTTGCCTCCGGTGGTGAGATTTCTCGCATTATGCTTTCGCTAAAAACCATTCTTGCAAAATCAGATAAGCTGCCTTTATTAATCTTTGATGAGATTGATACTGGTGTTAGCGGCAGAATTGCTCAAAAAGTTGGAGCTGCGCTTAAAGAGCTAGCGGCATATCATCAAATAATATGTATAACACACCTACCTCAAATAGCAGGAATGGCAGATAATCATTTTGCAGTTGAAAAAAAACAAGTTGATAATCGTTCCGTAAGTTCAATTAGAAAACTTTCGGGTGCTGAACGAATTAATGAAGTAGCAAAACTTATCAGCGGTGAAGAACTTAGTAAAGCAAGTATAGAAAGCGCGAAGCAATTAATCTCAACTAAATAA
- the xth gene encoding exodeoxyribonuclease III — translation MKKFRLLSWNVNGIRAAQKKGFIDWVLKDSPDILCLQETKAHPDQLSEELLNINGYKSYFSSSIVKKGYSGVAIYTKQEPVKVEHGFGIPKFDDEGRIIIADYQNFVLINVYYPNGKARDERLKYKLDFYDAFLDYAEDLKSKGKKLIICGDVNTAHKEIDLARPKENEKTSGFLPIEREWMDKFFSHGYRDTFRMFNSEPEQYSWWDQVTRARDRNVGWRIDYFFISDNFKKKVKDAFILKDVMGSDHCPVGIEIEI, via the coding sequence ATGAAAAAATTCAGATTGCTTTCTTGGAATGTTAATGGTATTCGAGCAGCTCAGAAAAAGGGATTTATTGATTGGGTTTTAAAAGATAGTCCTGATATACTTTGTTTGCAGGAAACAAAAGCCCATCCAGATCAACTTTCGGAGGAACTGTTAAATATTAATGGATACAAATCTTATTTTTCTTCATCGATCGTTAAAAAAGGCTACAGCGGAGTTGCAATCTATACAAAGCAAGAACCTGTAAAAGTGGAACACGGTTTTGGAATTCCAAAGTTTGATGATGAAGGTAGAATTATTATAGCAGATTATCAAAATTTTGTTTTAATAAATGTTTATTATCCAAACGGCAAAGCAAGAGATGAACGTCTTAAATACAAATTAGATTTTTACGATGCTTTTCTTGATTATGCTGAGGATCTAAAATCCAAAGGCAAAAAATTAATTATTTGCGGTGATGTTAATACTGCACACAAAGAGATTGATTTAGCCCGCCCAAAAGAAAACGAAAAAACGTCCGGCTTTCTTCCCATCGAAAGAGAATGGATGGACAAGTTTTTCTCACATGGTTATCGTGATACCTTTAGAATGTTTAACAGCGAGCCGGAACAATATTCCTGGTGGGATCAAGTAACGCGTGCACGAGATAGAAATGTTGGCTGGAGAATCGATTACTTTTTTATATCTGATAATTTTAAGAAAAAAGTAAAAGATGCTTTTATATTGAAGGATGTAATGGGTTCTGATCATTGTCCGGTAGGAATTGAAATAGAAATTTGA
- the hemW gene encoding radical SAM family heme chaperone HemW, with amino-acid sequence MKDSALYIHIPFCDHKCIYCDFYSIITTDNIAAYLNALKKEIEYYSKLYFSDRNFTSIFFGGGTPSLMQPEYLSDIINQLKKYFIVDDNAEITIETNPGTVDIEKLKKFKEAGINRISIGIQSFDEDELKFLTRIHDKQTAIQTVNNAADIGFENISVDLIFNLPNQTKEKWIKNLETAVALPIKHISTYSLILERGTILNKMVLDGDVKMQDEDYDADLYETTIDFLLSKGFYQYEVSNFTKPGFECVHNNAYWRYRDYLSFGTSSHSFMDGKRWWNYSSLKKYISEIELNNHAIMNSEIISKEQMHEEYVMLALRSSGLELNDYRNKFSDDWIKKNNSYFELLKNEHHLTIDNNWIKLTSKGYAVCDEILKNIL; translated from the coding sequence TTGAAAGACAGCGCTTTATATATTCATATACCCTTTTGTGATCACAAATGTATTTACTGTGATTTTTATTCTATCATCACAACAGATAATATTGCTGCATATCTAAATGCACTTAAAAAAGAGATTGAGTACTATTCTAAACTCTACTTCTCTGATAGAAATTTTACATCTATATTTTTCGGAGGCGGCACACCATCTTTAATGCAACCCGAATATCTTTCGGATATTATCAATCAACTAAAAAAATATTTTATTGTTGATGATAACGCTGAGATTACAATTGAAACAAATCCCGGCACTGTTGATATAGAAAAATTAAAAAAGTTTAAAGAAGCCGGAATAAATAGAATTAGTATTGGTATTCAATCTTTTGATGAAGATGAATTAAAATTTTTAACACGTATTCACGATAAACAAACAGCAATCCAAACAGTTAATAATGCGGCAGATATTGGATTTGAAAATATAAGCGTAGATTTAATTTTTAATCTTCCAAATCAAACAAAAGAAAAATGGATTAAAAATCTTGAAACTGCTGTTGCGCTTCCTATAAAGCATATTTCCACATACAGTTTGATTCTTGAACGAGGCACAATCCTAAATAAAATGGTTTTAGATGGGGATGTAAAAATGCAGGATGAAGATTACGATGCAGACCTTTACGAAACCACAATCGATTTTCTTCTATCAAAAGGTTTTTATCAATATGAAGTTTCTAACTTTACAAAACCGGGATTTGAGTGTGTGCACAATAACGCTTACTGGAGATACAGAGACTATTTAAGTTTCGGTACCTCTTCACACTCATTTATGGATGGTAAACGTTGGTGGAATTACTCAAGTTTAAAAAAATATATTTCTGAAATCGAATTAAACAATCACGCAATTATGAATTCAGAAATTATATCTAAAGAACAAATGCATGAAGAGTATGTTATGCTCGCCCTTCGCAGTTCAGGTTTAGAGCTTAATGATTACAGAAATAAGTTTTCTGATGATTGGATTAAAAAAAATAATTCATATTTTGAATTATTAAAGAATGAACATCATTTAACTATTGATAATAATTGGATAAAACTTACATCCAAGGGTTATGCTGTTTGTGATGAAATTTTGAAAAATATATTATAA
- a CDS encoding immune inhibitor A yields the protein MKSLFTITFLVFSITISAQNYKQISIPITSPNDFIILAQNGIDLEHSSLSKSNNLNFFVSEDDLDKINSLGFSYTVLIDDWKSFYNQQAKPSDSDREIYLAESKNNFNVDGFGFGSMGGYYTLAEIAANLDSMYAQYPNIITQKYSIGTSQQSRTIWAVKISDNPTINEGEPPVGFDALVHAREPQSMATLMYYMWYLLQNYGTDPEVTYLVNNREIYCVPCFNPDGYEYNRSTDPSGGGMWRKNRRNNGDGSFGVDLNRNFGYQWGYDNIGSSPTPSSETYRGPSAFSEPECQAIRDLATLRSYKTYFNMHTYGGYILYPWGYIDAETPDSLAYREFASLLTSKSGYAYGSGSELLGYPSNGSIRDWMFGEQTLKGKTYGYTIEIGDAFWPLQSQIFPIAQQNLSTMIYQTYLAGAYTQLVDPGYSEEFIDPGENVLMNSTFKNVGLATAYNLQIQLSSLSPYINVTANTAQFDSIPARSNAALTTPLTFNVLSTAPTDVTVKLLLTSSFSGTVVNQDTISFILGTPMFVFADTTNDPLTLWDITATPSTKKWEATNTTFYSSPTSFTDSKIGDYLNNATVTMMLKNAVDLTNHSNPRLTFWTKYDIESNWDYGQVEASTNNGSTWFPLQGLYTEPGTGSFQPNGEPLYDGVRTNWVKEEISLTGFNSNQFKLKFELKSDGSQVQDGWYIDDIGIIVYGIVPVELISFTASIVDGKAELKWQTASELNNAGFDIEKAVFNQQSAIGNKKNWSKIGFVNGHGTTTEINNYNFMDESSLEQKTFYRLKQLDFDGTFSYSDEVEIDASIPIKFSLEQNYPNPFNPSTKINWQSPVSSWQTLKIYDIIGNEVATLVNEYRLAGSYEIDFQSSIGSRQLANGVYFYQLRVGDYIGTKKMILIK from the coding sequence ATGAAATCTCTTTTTACTATCACGTTTTTGGTTTTCTCAATCACAATTTCCGCACAGAATTACAAACAAATAAGCATCCCAATCACAAGTCCAAATGATTTTATTATACTAGCCCAAAACGGAATTGACCTTGAACATTCAAGTTTAAGTAAAAGTAATAATCTTAATTTCTTTGTAAGCGAAGATGATTTAGATAAAATCAATTCATTAGGATTTAGTTATACGGTTTTAATAGATGATTGGAAATCGTTTTATAACCAGCAGGCAAAACCAAGTGATAGCGACAGAGAAATATACTTAGCTGAAAGCAAAAACAATTTTAATGTGGATGGGTTCGGTTTCGGTTCGATGGGCGGCTATTACACGCTTGCTGAAATTGCTGCTAACTTAGATTCAATGTATGCACAGTATCCAAACATCATCACACAAAAATATTCGATTGGAACAAGTCAGCAATCACGAACAATTTGGGCGGTAAAAATTTCAGATAATCCAACAATAAACGAAGGTGAACCACCAGTAGGTTTTGATGCACTTGTTCATGCACGTGAGCCTCAATCAATGGCAACACTTATGTATTATATGTGGTACTTACTTCAAAACTATGGAACAGATCCAGAGGTTACTTATCTAGTTAATAATCGCGAAATCTATTGTGTGCCATGTTTTAATCCAGATGGATATGAATATAATCGTTCAACTGATCCTTCTGGTGGTGGAATGTGGAGAAAAAACAGAAGAAACAATGGTGATGGAAGTTTTGGTGTGGATCTGAATAGAAATTTTGGCTACCAATGGGGATACGACAACATCGGTTCAAGTCCGACGCCAAGTAGTGAAACATACAGAGGTCCTTCAGCTTTTTCTGAACCTGAGTGCCAGGCAATAAGAGATCTTGCAACTTTAAGAAGTTATAAAACATATTTTAATATGCATACTTATGGCGGATATATATTATATCCGTGGGGATATATAGATGCAGAAACACCAGACTCATTAGCATACAGGGAATTTGCCTCTCTGCTTACCTCTAAGAGTGGTTATGCTTATGGTTCCGGTTCAGAGCTTTTAGGCTATCCATCAAATGGCAGTATACGCGATTGGATGTTTGGTGAACAAACCTTAAAAGGTAAGACATATGGCTATACCATTGAGATAGGAGATGCTTTTTGGCCGCTGCAGAGTCAAATTTTTCCAATTGCTCAACAGAACTTAAGCACTATGATTTATCAGACATATCTTGCAGGTGCGTACACACAGTTAGTTGATCCTGGCTACAGCGAGGAGTTTATAGACCCAGGTGAAAATGTTTTAATGAACAGTACTTTTAAAAATGTTGGACTTGCAACTGCATATAATCTGCAAATACAACTAAGTTCGCTTAGTCCGTATATAAATGTAACAGCAAATACTGCACAGTTTGATTCCATTCCTGCTAGAAGTAATGCAGCATTAACAACTCCATTAACTTTTAATGTTTTATCAACCGCACCAACCGATGTAACAGTTAAACTTTTACTTACATCAAGTTTTAGCGGCACAGTTGTAAATCAGGATACAATAAGTTTTATACTTGGTACTCCGATGTTTGTTTTTGCAGATACAACAAACGATCCATTAACACTATGGGATATAACAGCAACCCCAAGTACTAAAAAATGGGAAGCAACAAACACGACATTTTATAGTTCGCCAACTTCATTTACCGACAGCAAAATAGGTGACTATTTAAACAACGCAACTGTAACAATGATGCTTAAAAATGCTGTTGATCTCACCAATCATTCAAATCCGCGATTAACTTTTTGGACTAAGTATGATATTGAAAGCAACTGGGATTACGGACAGGTGGAAGCTTCAACAAATAACGGCTCAACATGGTTTCCATTGCAAGGTTTATACACTGAGCCTGGGACAGGTTCTTTCCAGCCAAACGGCGAACCTCTTTATGATGGTGTAAGAACAAACTGGGTTAAAGAAGAAATTAGTCTAACAGGATTTAACTCCAATCAATTTAAACTAAAGTTTGAGTTAAAATCCGATGGATCACAAGTTCAGGATGGCTGGTATATTGATGATATCGGAATAATAGTTTACGGAATTGTTCCTGTTGAACTTATTTCCTTTACAGCTTCTATTGTTGATGGGAAAGCAGAATTAAAATGGCAGACAGCAAGTGAATTGAATAATGCTGGATTTGATATTGAAAAAGCAGTATTCAATCAACAATCCGCAATCGGCAATAAGAAAAATTGGTCTAAGATTGGATTTGTAAATGGACACGGAACAACTACTGAAATTAATAATTATAATTTTATGGATGAGAGTTCACTTGAACAAAAAACTTTTTACAGATTAAAGCAATTAGATTTTGATGGAACTTTTTCTTATTCAGATGAAGTTGAGATTGATGCTTCAATCCCTATTAAGTTTTCATTAGAACAGAATTATCCAAATCCTTTTAACCCAAGTACAAAAATCAATTGGCAGTCTCCAGTAAGCAGTTGGCAAACGTTAAAGATTTATGATATTATTGGAAATGAAGTTGCTACTTTAGTTAATGAATATCGATTAGCAGGATCGTACGAAATAGATTTTCAGTCTTCAATTGGCAGCCGGCAACTAGCAAATGGTGTTTATTTCTACCAACTGAGAGTTGGAGACTATATTGGAACAAAGAAGATGATCTTGATCAAATAG
- a CDS encoding arsenic efflux protein, whose translation MHIHSHSNIVEIILGSFTDTYLMIPILFSLYFALEYFSHTKQLDLISFLKISGPLGPLAGTLLGLIPECGMSVFVTSLFLSRKVSIGTLIATYLATSDEALPVLIANREQAIYIFYILGLKLLIGVTSGYLIDLLISKNFYEGKAPEVKSSHAVQIDVELHRTRYMEIIIHSLKRTLRIYFWVFAITIAISLLIFYTHSSELIETLNFNPIIEIIAVAFFGLIPNCAASIAIAQAFLHTGLSLGATIAGLSSGAGFGPIVLFKDGELKTSAKILALTLVSAISWGLIINFAL comes from the coding sequence ATGCACATACATTCTCATTCAAATATTGTTGAGATCATTTTAGGTTCTTTTACAGATACCTACTTAATGATCCCCATCCTATTTTCGCTTTATTTTGCATTGGAATATTTTTCGCATACAAAGCAGCTGGATTTAATTTCTTTCCTTAAAATTTCGGGTCCTCTGGGTCCACTTGCAGGCACATTGCTTGGCTTAATTCCAGAATGTGGAATGTCGGTTTTCGTTACATCTCTGTTTTTATCACGTAAAGTTTCAATCGGAACATTAATTGCAACATATCTTGCTACATCTGATGAAGCATTGCCGGTGCTGATAGCAAATCGTGAGCAAGCAATATACATCTTTTATATCCTGGGTCTAAAATTGCTAATAGGTGTAACTTCCGGATATCTTATTGATTTATTAATCTCAAAAAATTTTTATGAGGGAAAAGCCCCTGAAGTTAAATCATCGCACGCAGTGCAAATTGATGTTGAGCTGCACAGAACACGTTATATGGAAATTATTATCCATAGTTTAAAACGTACACTAAGAATTTATTTTTGGGTCTTTGCAATAACAATTGCTATTTCTCTCTTAATTTTTTATACTCATTCATCCGAATTGATTGAAACATTAAACTTTAATCCTATAATAGAAATAATTGCAGTTGCGTTTTTCGGGCTGATACCAAATTGTGCCGCATCAATTGCAATTGCACAGGCATTTCTTCACACAGGATTATCACTCGGGGCAACAATAGCAGGCTTAAGTTCCGGGGCAGGATTTGGACCAATTGTTTTATTTAAAGATGGAGAATTAAAAACTTCAGCCAAAATACTTGCCCTAACATTAGTAAGTGCAATTAGTTGGGGCTTAATAATAAATTTTGCTTTATAA